GTCCAGTGAACCACGCACATGCACGAGATACGTCTTGGGCAATCCATACCGCGGATGTGTCAACGCGTGCGCAAGATCGCCATCGTTTGTGAGCAGCAGCAAGCCTACCGATTCAAAGTCCAGTCTGCCCACGGGGAACAGTCTCGGCGCGAGCGGATGGTTCACAAAGTCCGTCACGATACGACGCAACGCGCCTTCTTCGTCGCGCGTTGTTGTGACGGTGCGCGCGGGCTTGTTGAACATCACATAGACATTCTTTGAGGGCTTTTTCAGCTTGCGCCCCTCAACGACAATCGTGTCCTCCGCTGGGTCCACCCACACGGGGAGTTCGGTGACAATCCTGCCGTTGACCTCGACGAGCCCGTCCTCGATCATGCGCTCGCAGTCGCGGCGCGAGGCGATGCCCGCGTCCGCCATCACACGCTGCAAACGCTCACCGCGCGACGCGTCGGTCAGTTCCGACGGACGGTTGTCGTTCTTTCTATGCTGGCGCGACGGCTTGGATGCTGCGTTCCGAGTTGTGTGGGATGAGTTCTTCTTCGGCGCGCTCTTTGACGGCGCGCGTGCGCTTCGTTGTTGTTTCACTGTAACTCT
Above is a genomic segment from Phycisphaeraceae bacterium containing:
- a CDS encoding rRNA pseudouridine synthase, whose translation is MADAGIASRRDCERMIEDGLVEVNGRIVTELPVWVDPAEDTIVVEGRKLKKPSKNVYVMFNKPARTVTTTRDEEGALRRIVTDFVNHPLAPRLFPVGRLDFESVGLLLLTNDGDLAHALTHPRYGLPKTYLVHVRGSLDDDQIEKLRDGLYLADRKSGKTVGASRTAEVKVELVKRNRDTTVLEMTLHEGRNRQIRRMLAHVDHPVKKLERIAIGPLKMKGVQRGHWRELTPPELHGLQKAVKRASKAAAAKTD